Proteins encoded by one window of Streptomyces clavuligerus:
- a CDS encoding lanthionine synthetase C family protein, translating into MTALPAELLLRLTDRLTDPVPPPADEPWRAQSLAEGSAGIALLHIERARLGLALWKHAHHWITEAVAGEVSAADTTGLFLGAPAVAFLLSTTLPSVEHLYADARATLHRHITELAHRRTDAAFERIHHGSLPSFAEYDVFYGLTGIGAYLLRTDPGGRALERVLGYLVALTRPLGEGHRGLPGWWVDHGPNREHSADFPGGHDNLGVAHGVTGPLLLLAQALRRGIAVPGQSEAIRTISDHLDTWRQQSETGPWWPEHLTRHDLATGHPHQPGPARPSWCYGTTGIARAGQLAGIALNDTKLQVTHEDALHRALTDPAQLASITDNGLCHGWAGIYQTAVRAASDALDPRLRALPALLSTAFRDRTHPSEDRNLGFLNGDAGTALALTTLTAQHTPTSGWDACLLID; encoded by the coding sequence ATGACGGCCCTCCCCGCCGAACTCCTCCTACGGCTCACCGACCGCTTGACCGACCCCGTTCCGCCGCCTGCGGACGAACCCTGGCGAGCCCAGTCCCTTGCCGAAGGATCAGCGGGAATCGCCTTGCTCCACATCGAACGCGCCCGCCTCGGCCTGGCACTCTGGAAGCACGCTCACCACTGGATCACCGAAGCAGTGGCCGGAGAGGTCAGCGCCGCCGATACCACCGGACTCTTCCTCGGGGCGCCGGCCGTTGCCTTCCTCCTCAGCACAACGCTCCCGTCCGTCGAGCACCTCTACGCCGACGCACGGGCCACCCTGCACCGGCACATCACGGAGCTCGCCCACCGTCGGACCGACGCCGCGTTCGAACGAATCCACCATGGATCACTGCCTTCGTTCGCCGAGTACGACGTCTTCTACGGACTCACCGGAATCGGCGCCTATCTCCTCCGCACCGACCCCGGAGGCAGGGCCCTGGAACGAGTCCTCGGCTACCTGGTCGCTCTGACCCGCCCGCTCGGCGAAGGCCACCGCGGCCTTCCCGGATGGTGGGTCGACCACGGCCCGAACCGCGAGCACTCCGCCGACTTCCCCGGCGGCCACGACAACCTCGGCGTCGCCCACGGCGTCACCGGCCCCCTGCTCCTCCTCGCCCAGGCCCTCCGCAGGGGCATCGCCGTCCCCGGCCAGTCCGAAGCCATCCGTACGATCAGCGACCACCTCGACACCTGGCGACAGCAGAGCGAAACCGGCCCTTGGTGGCCGGAGCACCTCACCCGCCACGACCTCGCCACCGGTCACCCCCACCAGCCCGGCCCCGCCCGCCCGAGCTGGTGCTACGGCACCACCGGCATCGCCCGCGCAGGGCAGCTCGCCGGCATCGCCCTGAACGACACAAAGCTCCAGGTCACCCACGAAGACGCTCTCCACCGGGCACTGACCGACCCCGCTCAGCTCGCGAGCATCACCGACAACGGTCTCTGCCACGGATGGGCGGGCATCTACCAAACTGCCGTCCGGGCCGCCAGCGACGCGCTCGACCCCCGCCTCCGCGCTCTGCCCGCTCTCCTCAGCACCGCCTTCCGGGACCGTACGCACCCTTCCGAAGATCGGAACCTCGGCTTTCTGAACGGCGACGCGGGTACGGCGCTCGCCCTGACCACCCTGACCGCGCAGCACACCCCGACCTCGGGATGGGACGCATGCCTTCTGATCGACTGA